The following proteins are encoded in a genomic region of Zea mays cultivar B73 chromosome 9, Zm-B73-REFERENCE-NAM-5.0, whole genome shotgun sequence:
- the LOC103638725 gene encoding uncharacterized protein produces the protein MNLVVEDGCHIQGSVVCNNVQLQERAVIERLPDVVFEEGKPWDWDSSKCSIDQQETDTFIVHYDLTDQNMVTTGDDSNPTLSDQSIGGENSVGQSSGTGQANESASPYTPISSMMQNQGMGTPSVQQSESSGSGPYRFRTLTDLFDATEQVHDFEYSGVCMLAADEPACVEQALSQDCLKRAMEVELKSIQENQTWEIADLPRDHKAIGLKWVFKVKRDPTLVQTVVF, from the exons ATGAATCTTGTTGTTGAAGATGGTTGCCACATCCAAGGTTCTGTTGTATGTAATAATGTTCAGCTGCAAGAACGAGCGGTTATTGAGAGATTGCCAG ATGTGGTATTTGAAGAAGGGAAACCTTGGGACTGGGACAGTTCAAAGTGCAGCATAGATCAACAGGAGACTGACACTTTTATTGTTCACTATGATCTAACTGACCAAAACATGGTAACAACTGGGGATGATAGTAACCCAACACTGTCAGATCAAAGTATAGGAGGAGAAAATTCAGTTGGCCAAAGCAGTGGAACAGGACAAGCTAATGAATCTGCTTCTCCATACACTCCAATATCAAGTATGATGCAAAATCAAGGGATGGGAACTCCATCTGTTCAACAATCAGAGAGCTCAGGGTCAGGACCATACAGGTTCAGAACATTGACTGATTTGTTTGATGCAACTGAACAAGTGCATGACTTTGAGTACAGTGGAGTGTGCATGCTGGCAGCTGATGAACCTGCATGTGTGGAACAGGCTCTTTCACAGGACTGCTTGAAAAGAGCTATGGAGGTTGAACTGAAGTCAATTCAAGAAAATCAGACCTGGGAGATTGctgatctgccaagggatcacaagGCTATAGGACTCAAATGGGTTTTCAAAGTAAAGAGGGATCCAACATTAGTGCAAACAGTTGTATTTTAG